CTTCAAGACTCGCCAAACCTCAGAAAGAACCGCCGCCAGGTGGGTCGGTTGCAGGTGCTCGAATAGATGAAATGCGGTGACTGCGCCGCAGCTTTCCGGCTCGAGGCCACGCAGGATCTCGAGGACGTCACCCTCGGTAACCCCGAGACCTCGCCTCTGTGCCGCCTCGGCGAGAGCGGAGTCGCCTTCGACTCCCATCGCCTCGACGCCAGCCTCTCGCAGCATCAACAAGAGTTCTCCCCGGCCGCTTCCGAGATCGAGAACCGGTGCGGAACTCTGGAGGTCGGGCAGATACCGGTCGAGCCGATGCACGATCTCCTCTTCGCTCCCGCGAAAGCTCTCGAGCAACCGGGGTTGGATGTCGGTGAGGGCTTCGGCGAGCCGATCGTCGCCGATGGGGGAACTAGACACCGGCAACGCCTCTCCGCGCAACGATCGCTCGGCAAGCGACGCGACCTCTTCCAGCTCTTCGGCAAGACGATCGAGGAGAGCGTCCGATCGCGCGACCGCAGCGGGCACCACACCGTCCCTCAGCCGATTGACCTCTGAGGACACCTCACGCAGGCCGTCCTCGAGGATATCAACGCGTTTCTCCAATGGATCCAGCCTT
This genomic stretch from Acidobacteriota bacterium harbors:
- a CDS encoding methyltransferase domain-containing protein, with product MSGDDRAAPPHPTRDDGNDESPFHRWVKSVYRLTPWGLQRRLDNQRADQQRAEERISVAIQTIQKELAETRDRRLDPLEKRVDILEDGLREVSSEVNRLRDGVVPAAVARSDALLDRLAEELEEVASLAERSLRGEALPVSSSPIGDDRLAEALTDIQPRLLESFRGSEEEIVHRLDRYLPDLQSSAPVLDLGSGRGELLLMLREAGVEAMGVEGDSALAEAAQRRGLGVTEGDVLEILRGLEPESCGAVTAFHLFEHLQPTHLAAVLSEVWRVLKSGGLLIAECPNPHTVRVGASLYWQDPTHARPLLPETLELMLRASGLEPQRRELLHPFPPDQLLADDEGGTG